ACTTAAATAAAATCATCTGGATACAAGAAAATAATTCATACCATGTTTGTTCATCATAGACATCAGAAATGTAAAAAACTTTTTGTTTTGTCCGTTCCTCCCTTGGTTCGAAACAGTCTATTATGACAAGGTCAGCGTCTTCTAGACATTCAGTAAAACGAATCGTTTTCGGATTAAAGATTGTCATTAGTTTGTTTTCTATATATACTGTACCGATGTTATTTTTAGAGTATTGTATATAAACGGATAAAGATGGGGGAGAGAAAGTTTCCGTTAAAACAGTTAACAAAACGCGTAATCCAAAATCTGCTGAAATTGGAACAGGAAAATCCGGATGTTCTTTACGAAACGTTTCATAAAATGCATTGATTTCACGGTTTTCTTTTATTGAAAGCTGGTTTGATTTTTCTTTATTGAAAGATGCTCTAAAAAATTGAACAGGACTCATTGAAAAATAAGTAGATTGAATCAAGCCAATCAATAGGTAGTAAAAGATGATTGCTTTTTGTTTTTTTTCAATAGATGAATTGGGATAAAATTTCTTTTCATACTCGTTTGTTAGGAGATCACAGGCTTTGATTAGAGGTAAATCTCTCGGAAATGAGTCATAAAGTCTGATTTTATCCTGTAAAGTATCAATTTCAGAAATATAGCACCTAGCAATTAAATTAAAAAACAGAATTTCATCTTCAGATGATAGAAAGGGTTCAACAAGTTTAGACACATCATTCGTTGTTGCAAAGCTTTTTGATAGCTCTTTGATTTTTTTAGGCAAACGGATTGGATGAGCTGATTGTCTTACCATAAACAAGCCTACCATAAATTCTAAACGTTTAATAACAGAGTCAGAATAATTTTTCTTTAATGTTGCAAAATCAACACTCGCTGAAAAGTGTTTCATATTTTGAAAATTATAAGGCCACGCAATTCCTCTGTATACACTCCAAAAGAAGTAAAAGTTGAACATTCGTATGAATTTTTCTTTTCCTTGGAAATTAGTAGTTGGGTGGAAAATTATTTTTAAAGGAAATATTTTTAATTCTTCATTTATAATAGTAATATTTTTATATAAATGTGGGGGACTTACATATAATTTTTCCGCCAAATCTTCAACAGAATCATAGTGATTCAAAAGAAGTTCCAAAATAATTTTAAATAAGAGTGATTCTTCGAAATAGCTAAGGCGTAGACGAATGATTAAATAGTCCATATCATGATCCGAATGATTTTGGATCAAACAGCCACCAGTTCTTTTTATTAAGATGACATGTTGTAGATAGTTATTTTTTTTAATGTCAGTTGCTAGCTCTTCTAGATATCTTTTCAAGGTGCTCAAAGAAATGTTCAGGAAATTTTGTAAATAAGAGAAAGAAATTTCTTCGTTTTCTCTATATAATAATTCGGTAAAAAGTTGTATTTTCTTTTTGCTTTTTTCATTTAATAATTTTTCCATTTCATCGTTCCTTTTTTTCTATCTTTTTTCAAATTATAGGAACAGAATGATTTAAAGTCAAACTATTTGGACAGTATCACATATAACAATCATTATTTATTTTTTTAATACAAAAAAAATATTAATTTCTAAGGTTATATACAAAAATAATGTTTTTAAATGCGGACGGACAAGCGTGCTCTAGATTAAAACCCACACAATAACGATTCATTCATTGTGTGGGTTTATGAAGTTCTTGAAAAGTTTGATCTTTTTGTAGTTAAAATGGCAGAGACTGTTATTTAAAATGATCATCTTTAGGATACGGAAGAACATGGAATGTTTCATCCTCGGTGTTGAATGTGTCAGTTGAAGTAGACTGATTAGTGTGGTCGTGGTCATAATTTTGTTGAAAATCATCCTGATCAGCAAATGTATTCGTAGAATCAGTCTGATGTTGCGCTAACCGTTCTTTTGCTGCTAATTCTGCTTGCTGTGTTTTATTCTGGCGATTGCCGCCAGTACCCGTAAAGGTCAAATAGATAATTAAAGCGATCATAATTAGGGTTAATATAATTAAACCAATAAACATGCCAAATGTTATAAACATGATAGGAAACCTCCTCTTACAAACATATTATACCTTAGTTTATCAAATGTTACTTATACAGTCATCTACTTTTCTTTTACATTAGAAATTAATTGACTATAGTACCATCTAGAAAAGGATATTTTAGGAGAAATGCTTTATTAAGTTATATGAAATCACAAAGATGGTGGGTGCTTAGATTTTTTATAGTTTTATGAAACGATTAAATAGACTATTATTAAGATATACATTAAAATTTGGATAAAAGGAAAAGAATCCTGTATGAATTACATTGTTTGTGGTAAAATATGGGAAGTAAGTTTTTTGGAGGAATGAGTTTGAAATCTAAAGAGTTATTACATACAGTTTTGTTTTTCATCGGCTTAGCGACAGTACTATTTTTATTGAGACAATTTGTTTTTACACCAGTTATCGTTAAAGGTCATTCAATGGATCCAACATTAGCTGATGGTGAGCGAGTAATTGCATTAAAAAATACCGAGATCCAACGTTTTGACATCGTAACATTCCCAGCACCGGATGAACCAAAGAAAAATTACATCAAGCGTGTCATTGGGTTACCTGGAGACACTATTGAGTATAAAGAAGATCATCTATATATTAATGGTAAAGAAGTCAAAGAACCCTACTTGGATGAGTTTAAAGGGGCGTTAACGGATGATGAACCATTGACGTATAATTTTACATTGACTGAAGTGACTGGACAAAAAAAGGTCCCCAAAGGTGAATACTTTGTAATGGGAGATAATCGCCGGAATTCAAAAGATGGACGAATGATTGGATTTATCCCTAAAGAGAAAATTTTAGGTGATGTTAAATTTGTTTTATGGCCGCTAAATCGTTTTGGAACGATTTAAATGAAGTAAACATTCAAGAAAGCTCTCTTTTAAGTAAGAGGCTTTTTTTGTTAGGTAAGTCAAAGGGATCCTTACATACAATTTATGATAAACTAAAGACACGAGATGGTTTAAAGGAAGTGACGAAATGAGTGTACAATTTATTCGCGGTACTGCAGAGATGGATTTAGAAGTAGAACTTTTACAAGCATCTATGAAATGGCTTCAAAAAGATGACAAGAACGAAGTGTTTTATTTAGTGCCTAACCATATAAAGTTTGAGCAAGAGGTCAGTGTTCTTAAACGGATTAAGGAGATGCAAAAAAATGATACTGAATCGATTGCTACAATGCGAATCCAGGTGTTCAGTTTTTATCGTCTAGCTTGGTATTATTTGCAACATACTCAATATTATAGCTCAGAAGCATTGACAGATGCTGGCGCTGCGATGGTGTTTAGAAAAATTTTATCAGAAAAAGAAGAAGCGTTAAACGTTTTCCGTGGCGAGATCAATAAGGCAGGGTTTATTCAGCAACTATTTGATCTTTATCAAGAAATGAAAGCTGGAAATATTGATATAAATGAGCTAGCCACGTTTTTATCACAAGAGCAGTCAGAAAGTAAAGAGCAAGATTTACAGTTGAAAATTAAAGATATTCAATTAATTTTTTCAGAGTTTGAACAGAAAATGAGTCAATATGGTATTAAGTCAGCTGAAATCATTCAGTATTTAACAGAATATTTAGAGACCAAAGATTTAAGTAATGTGCTATTTGTGATCAATGGCTACCATCAATTCACTGCTAGAGAGCTAAAATTGCTTGATGTTTTGATGAGACGTGGCGGAGAAGTAAAAATTTCGCTAGTTTTGGATAAAAAGTATCCGAATGAACAACCATCAACGATGAATTTATTTTATGAAACGGGTGCCACGTACTATCAGGTTTATCAACTGGCAAGAAAGTCAGCTGTTGCAATATTACCGGATCATATAGAAAAGGCAAACTACTTAACGACAAATGCTGCTCTTCAAACACTTGAAACATACTGGGCAAAAGCACAAGAAAACCGACCAAAACAACAGCCTCTTTTAGAAAATGAGGGTCTTCAATTTTGGTGTGCAGAAAATCCGAAAGAAGAAATCAATCAAATCGCTAAAGAAATCAGAAGATTGGTTGTTGAAGAGCACTATCGTTATCAAGATATTCAGTTGTTAACAAGAGAGCTGGATAGTTATGAAACTTTGATTGCCCCTTTGTTTTCATTACATGAAATTCCTGTTTATTTGGACCGAGATATGGCGATGGAGCAGCATCCTTTAGTTGAGTTTATCCAATCGTT
The DNA window shown above is from Enterococcus sp. 4G2_DIV0659 and carries:
- a CDS encoding helix-turn-helix domain-containing protein, yielding MEKLLNEKSKKKIQLFTELLYRENEEISFSYLQNFLNISLSTLKRYLEELATDIKKNNYLQHVILIKRTGGCLIQNHSDHDMDYLIIRLRLSYFEESLLFKIILELLLNHYDSVEDLAEKLYVSPPHLYKNITIINEELKIFPLKIIFHPTTNFQGKEKFIRMFNFYFFWSVYRGIAWPYNFQNMKHFSASVDFATLKKNYSDSVIKRLEFMVGLFMVRQSAHPIRLPKKIKELSKSFATTNDVSKLVEPFLSSEDEILFFNLIARCYISEIDTLQDKIRLYDSFPRDLPLIKACDLLTNEYEKKFYPNSSIEKKQKAIIFYYLLIGLIQSTYFSMSPVQFFRASFNKEKSNQLSIKENREINAFYETFRKEHPDFPVPISADFGLRVLLTVLTETFSPPSLSVYIQYSKNNIGTVYIENKLMTIFNPKTIRFTECLEDADLVIIDCFEPREERTKQKVFYISDVYDEQTWYELFSCIQMILFKLKQGT
- the lepB gene encoding signal peptidase I; translation: MSLKSKELLHTVLFFIGLATVLFLLRQFVFTPVIVKGHSMDPTLADGERVIALKNTEIQRFDIVTFPAPDEPKKNYIKRVIGLPGDTIEYKEDHLYINGKEVKEPYLDEFKGALTDDEPLTYNFTLTEVTGQKKVPKGEYFVMGDNRRNSKDGRMIGFIPKEKILGDVKFVLWPLNRFGTI